From the genome of Mucilaginibacter paludis DSM 18603:
TATAGGTACAGATCCATCCGCAAACCTGACAGCGTTAAAATCTCAGTGAGTAATTCGCTCACTCATCCGGTGAAATTATCAATTATAGCATCGGGGGCCGTTTTCGGGGGAGGAACGCCTACAGTAGTGGATAGCGTTGTCGCGGCAAGGTTTCCGGACAGATATACAAAGACAGCCTTTAAAGATGAGTTCTTATTAATGCCGGGAGATTCAATTACTGTGATCAAGGAATCAAGTTTTACGCCAAAAGGGGTCAAAACATTTTCATACAAGATCATCAGTTCCGCCGCTAAGATCGAGCGGCTTACGGGAAGTGGTCAGCTCTTAATTCTCGCGGAAAATAGATATAAGAAATTTAATGATGACCATAAGAAGTGAATATAGAAAACTAAAATAATTATCTACAAAATGCGGTCACCGGGATGTGAGACCCGTCAAAATCGTTGAATTATGCTCGCCGTAAAGGCGGGCGGACAAGATTTAGGTGAATTGACCGATATGTACAAACAGGTTACACTTTTAAATGCTCCCTGAAGTCAGGGCGTAAAGCGCCGGTTTTTCAAAATGCTGCATCTCCGTCAACCGTTTTTTCTTTTCCAGTAAATAGTCATCAATGATGTTTAGGACTTTCCCCTGAGTTTGATCTTTTCCTCTAAAAATAATCAGATTTAATAAAAATTATTAAAACACTTGTTTTATTAAAAAATAAATAAATACATTTATATCAAATAACTTTTAATCAGTAACTTAAGTAGACTTATTTTACTTATTTTAAGTTAATTTGTGAGTATTCGCCACGCTTTATTCTCTAAACCTACTTTTTATATTTCTTATAAAATTAAAATCACAAAATCATGGAAAATCTCGGAAAAATTGACGCTAAAGAAATCTCAAAGATTGCATCTTCATTGATGCCTCCATTCACAAGATTAGGCAAACATACGGAGTATGATTGGGTTAAACTTCCCTGGAAAGGCATTTATAATAAGGTCCTTTTTATGGATAGGGTAACCGGAGCCACAATAGAGCTTGCTAAAGTTGAAAAAGGTGCAACGTTTCCCGAACATTACCATCCTTCTGTTCAGACACTTTTTTTAGTGGAAGGACGCCTGCGTTCAAATGATACTATTATAACTCCCGGAACTTTTAATGTCATTCCAACGGGTCAGCTCCATGGCCCATTTTTCGCGGAAAAAACATCTATCCAATATAAATATTTCTCGTCCGTTCCCGTATACTTTTTGAAGGACGGAAGTACCTTTATTTATAAGGAGGATGGAACCCAAATCAACGCCGGAAAGCTTGATATGAAAGACGCTTTGACTTTGGACAATCTCATCAGAGTTTAATCAAAGGTTCGTAGCAGTTCAG
Proteins encoded in this window:
- a CDS encoding cupin domain-containing protein, translated to MENLGKIDAKEISKIASSLMPPFTRLGKHTEYDWVKLPWKGIYNKVLFMDRVTGATIELAKVEKGATFPEHYHPSVQTLFLVEGRLRSNDTIITPGTFNVIPTGQLHGPFFAEKTSIQYKYFSSVPVYFLKDGSTFIYKEDGTQINAGKLDMKDALTLDNLIRV